The nucleotide window GAGATTGTAAGTGGAGCAGGGTAAAACGAACTTGCCTATGCTTAATCGGGTTGGCAAAGCCGAACACAGTGTGCAACATGCTAAGCGTTGCAGTGTAACGTTTTAGGGATGCGTATTTTCTAGCGTTAGACTCAGTTTCAAGAAAACGACGAACAGCGGTTATAGATGCGGGAAGTGTACTAATACGATGTCTAGTACAGAACGCATGATAGCGATTCCAGTCACTGTAAATGCCCAGCAGTGAATTATGAGAATATTGATAACCTGTCAACTCGTCTATAATTTCAATTGTCACGTGCTTGTTTAATTTTTCAACAAATGAATTAATTATCACAGGGTCGGTTAAAATAGGGACTTTTTTTCTCAAATTACCGTACCTCGATAGGTGTTTTTACCATATTATGCTTGATATCATTATAAGTATACTTATGATTAATGTAGTGAAAACAAAAAGATGATTAATAGATATGGCTAATTCAATTTACCGAAGCGTCCATCTTCAATCGATAGATGCTAATAACACAGTTTGGCGTGCTAAGTTAAAAAACAACATTATTCAGGGCAACCTAGCTGCCGTAAAAAAGAGTATTGATTGGTGGATTGACACCGCATCTATTATTGATCCAAAAGAATTCATGTCATTAAATAAGTCGAGAGGAACTGGTGGCTCGACTGAAAACTTCAACGGCTACCAGATCAAGAATGACACCGGTGAGCCTAATGCGTGGTATTGCATGTTTAACGGTCGCCTAATTAAAGGCGGCAAGATTGCAATCCAACGCCATATAGAAGCTTACTTACTCGCAAAACAAAAAGCAGAGCAACAAAAGAAGTAAATTATGAGCCTAGTATATTCAACAGAAACAGGTCGTATTAAGCCTGAAGAAGAGAAAGTCCAACGTCCTAAAGGCGATGGTATCGTTCGAATCCAAAAAGAAACCAAAGGCCGTAAAGGCAAAGGCGTTTCTGTCGTAACTGGCTTAGACCTAGATGACGCACCATTAAAACTAATGGCAGCAGAACTCAAGAAAGTTTGCGGCTGTGGCGGCTCAGTAAAAGATGGCAACATCGAAATTCAAGGTGATGCTCGCGACAAGATCAAAGCGCACCTTGAAAAGAAAGGCTACAAAGTTAAATTTGCTGGCGGTTAATCTCTAACTAATACCAGGGTTAAAATCGAAGATTATTATCACTGGTTATTAGGTATTTTATGGTAAATAGCCAATATGGTTAAATACACAGTATAAATTAGAGAATATCGATACAAAACAAAGGCAGGGCATCACACAACGATACCTGCCTTGTAAGCACTAGAATCAATTTAACAAATCTACGAAAACCATGTCGTACACCGTCAGTTTCTTGGGGATTAAAAATTATAAATCAT belongs to Vibrio cyclitrophicus and includes:
- a CDS encoding DUF3319 domain-containing protein, whose amino-acid sequence is MANSIYRSVHLQSIDANNTVWRAKLKNNIIQGNLAAVKKSIDWWIDTASIIDPKEFMSLNKSRGTGGSTENFNGYQIKNDTGEPNAWYCMFNGRLIKGGKIAIQRHIEAYLLAKQKAEQQKK
- the yciH gene encoding stress response translation initiation inhibitor YciH, with the translated sequence MSLVYSTETGRIKPEEEKVQRPKGDGIVRIQKETKGRKGKGVSVVTGLDLDDAPLKLMAAELKKVCGCGGSVKDGNIEIQGDARDKIKAHLEKKGYKVKFAGG